The region AACGGCCAAAATCCTTTACCGTCTGGGTCGATGAACTGCGGGCCTATGGCTACGACCAGCATGCGGGCATGGCCGCCATTGGGTCGCTGAATATGAAACTGGCCGACATTGGTACGCTGACAGCCTCCGGCCGAATCACCACCTTTGGGTTCGGTGGGGTGCAAACGCGTATTGGCGAGCGGGCCCTCGAAACAACAACGGAATTTGGCTTCTCGTCGGCGCTGGCCGTCGACAAGTTCCTACCAGCCAGCTGGGGACTTCGTATTCCGCTCTACGTAAACTACGACCACCGCAACGTAGACCCGCACTTTGACCCGCTGGACCCCGATACGCCCCTGGAAACATCGTTGTCGACAAAGGCAGAGTCGGATCGGGATAGCTACCGCCGACTGGTGCAGGACAACACGACGCGCCGGGGATACAATTTCTCGAATGTCAGGAAAGTAAAGACCAACCCGGAATCCAAATCGCACTTCTGGGATTTTGAAAACTTTGCCTTCACCTACGCCTTTACCGATGCCAAACGGACTAATATCCTGACGCAGGAGTACCTCCAGGAGCAGACACGCGGGGGTATTGCCTACACATACACTGGTCAGCCGAAAGCGTTCGAGCCGTTCCGCAACAAAGCGTCTTTCGAGGCTCCTTATCTGCGCTGGCTCAAGGATTTTAACCTGACGCTGCTGCCGACGCTGGTGTCGATTCGAACCGATCTGGACCGGAGTTTCATTAAAACACAGCTGCGTTCCTCAGACCTGACAACCAATGGTATTGTACCGCAGTACGAGAAATATTTTCTCTTTAACCGGTATTACGACCTGACCTGGAACCTCACGCGCAGCCTGGTGCTGACGTACCATGCCCAGGCCAACGCCATCATTGACGAACCCGCTGGCGATATCAACACCCAGGCCAAGCGCGACTCCATCCTGACCAGCCTGAAGAACCTCGGACGGATGAAGAATTTCGTGCAGGACATCCGGGCTACGTATCGGCTGCCGCTGGACAAAATTCCGCTGCTCGACTGGATTGCCGCTGATGCCGTATATGGCGTTGGGTACCAGTTTCAGGCTAACTCATACGGCGTGGCCGATTCGCTGGGTGTACCCTTTGGTAATGTGATTCGTAACAACCGCGAGCGGGGCATTACCGGACGGGTCGATCTGATTCGGTTGTACAACAAAATCCGGTACCTGCGTTTTGCCAACACCCCGTCGCCTATTCGCAAGAACTTTGCCCGTAACCCCGGCGACATTGAGGATGTTGTCCGGAGTGAGAACACGGTGCTTAAAAACTTCACGCGGGCTTTGCTAACGGTTCGAGGGATCAACTTCTCGTATATTCAGCAGGAGTCGACGATTCTGCCGGGCTTTTTACCAACGCCCAAGCTGTTTGGCGTTAGTTCCGGGGCCGGGAGTGCGCCGGGACTTGGGTTTGTGCTGGGTAGTCAGGACCCAAACATCGCCTACCGGGCCGCTGATAAGGGCTGGCTTTCGCCCAGTACGGTACTCAATACGGCCTTCCAGCAGAACATTACCCGAAAGTTTACCGCCAACACGACGCTGGAACCTTTCAAAGATTTCAGAATGCAGATCAACTGGCGTCTGGACCGGACGGATGCTTATCAGGAATACTTCCGGCCGGGGGCGCAGGGCGGCCCGTTCGAGACGTATTCGCCGGTGCGTAACGGACAGTTTAGCATGTCGTTCTGGTCGTTCCGTACGGCTTTCGAAGGGTTGCGGGGCGATAATACCTCGCCGATATTTGACCGCTTCGAGGCATATCGGGCTATTTTCGTTGAGAAGCTGACTACTAAAGCCAATGCCGAGGGTGTTGTAAAGGGAACGTACACCAAAACATCGCAGGATGTACTGATTCCCGCGTTCTTTGCGGCTTATAGCGGACAGCCGGTTGACAAGGCCCAACTGTCGCCGTTCTATAATTTCCCCCTGCCGAACTGGACAATTGCCTATAATGGTCTGTCGGGATTGGGCATTATCCGGAAGCAGTTCAGCGCGTTTACCATCAACCACAGCTATTCGTCGACTTACAGCGTCGGGAACTTCATTTCGAACCTGGATTATACAGCGGCTTACGTCAACCTGGCTGTGCAGGGTTATCCCATGGCCGCGGCCATCAACCAACTGGGGCAGTATGTGCCGGTGTTTGCGATGAGTACCATCACCATGTCGGAGAAGTTTCAGCCGCTGATTGGGGTGCAGTTTCAGACCAAAAGCCGCATCAGCGGACGCCTGGAATACAACCAGAGCCGCGATGTAGCCCTGAATCTGTCGAACTCGCAGGTGGCCGAACTGAGCAATAAAGACCTGACGGCTTCGGTAGGCTTCACCCGGCAGAACGTACGTATCCCGTTCCTGATAAACGGAGCCGTTAAGCGATTGAAAAACGACCTGACGTTCTCCTGCAACCTGACCCTGCGCGATACGCGGGCCATTCAGCGGAAACTGGATGCCGAGCAGATCATTACGGCCGGTAACGTGAACTTCCAGCTTCGTCCGCAAGTCAGTTACATCGTTAACCGCCGGTTGAACTTCAACTTCTATTTCGACCGTACGTTCAACGATCCGCTCGTGTCGAACTCCTTCCGGCGTGCCACCACATCGGGCGGTATCCAGGTGAAGTTTAATCTGGCAGAGTAGGAAGATTGTCAACAATCCGGTTCCTTCGCCGGTTGACACACTACTTACTTACCTTACAGATATGAAATACAACCAACTTGGCAGTACCGGCGTACTCGTCTCCGAAATCTGCCTCGGCACTATGACTTTTGGCGGGAATGGCTACTGGAAAGCCATGGGCGAACTCCAGCAGGATGCCGTCAACGACATTGTAAAAACCGCTGTTGATAACGGCATCAACTTTATCGACACCGCCAATGTGTACTCTTTCGGCGAGTCGGAACGGCTGCTGGGGCAGTCGATCAAATCGTTGGGTCTATCGCGCAGTGAACTCGTGATTGCCACGAAAGTGCGGGGCCGTATGGGCGAAGGGAAGAATCAGGTTGGCCTGGGCCGTTTGCAAATTATGCAGCAGATAGAGGATAGCCTCAAACGTCTGCAACTGGACCATGTCGACCTGTACCAGATTCACGGCTTTGACCCCATCACACCCCTCGAAGAAACCATGCGCGGGCTGGAAGATGTGGTCCGGAGCGGTAAGGTGCGCTACATCGGCTGCTCAAATCTGGCCGCCTGGCAGGTTATGAAAGCCAATGGTATTGCCGACAAGCACGGCTGGACGAAGTTTGTCTCTACTCAAAATTACTACTCCATTGCCGGTCGCGACCTCGAAAACGAGATTGTGCCGATGGTGCAGGATCAGCAGATGGCTATTCTGCCCTGGAGCCCACTGGCGGGTGGTTTTCTGTCGGGTAAGTACACCCGAAACAATAAGCCGGAGGACGGGTCACGGCGGCTCAACTTCGACTTTCCGCCTGTCAATCAGGAACATGCCTACGACATCATTGAGGTGATGCAGTCCATTGCCGAAGCCCACCGCGAAGACGGATCGGGGGTATCGGTTGCCCGGATTGCGCTGGCCTGGGTGCTGGCAAAAGCTGGCGTTACCAGCGTAATTATCGGAGCAAAAAACACTGACCAACTGCTGGATAACATCAAAGCGGTTGACATACGCTTAACTGCGGAGCAACTTCAGCAACTTGATGAAGTGAGTGCTAAGCCGAAACCATACCCGCAATGGATGATCGAGCGGCAAGGCAACGACCGGCTGGGCGCATCTAATTTCTCTCCGAACCAATTGGCGGTAGCTGCCAAATAGTTGACTAGCAGTAAATTCCCATTACCGGCCAGGACGTTCTGGCCGGTATCGCTTGCAAATACGCCCTCATCTGTCGTATTTTGCGGCCATAAATTAATTTCCCTACAATGAATTTTCCTGCAGAACTAAGCTATACGGAGGATCACGAATGGATTCGGATAGAAGAGGACGGTACGGCCGTAATTGGTATTACTGAATTCGCACAACACGAACTGGGTGATATTATCTTCATTGATGTTGCGACCGTTGGTCAGTCGTTACCGAAAGGTGAGGTTTTTGGCGCGGTTGAGGCTGTTAAAACCGTATCAGACCTGTTTCTGCCGGTAGAGGGAGAAATCCTTGAGTTGAATCCGGCCATCGAAAAATCGCCGGAGCTGCTCAATAGCGACCCTTATGGCGAAGGCTGGATTATCCGCCTGAAACCCGCTGATGTGTCGCAACAGGACGGCTTGCTGACCGCCGATGCGTATCGGGAATTGGTTGGTGCCTGATTTACCGCATTGAACTCCAGAAGGCTCCGCAAGGGGCCTTTTTTTTAAACAATCATTTTTACCCGGCCCCTGCACCCAAAACAGCCGGGACGTCACTCATGCAACTCCTGATTCGTTCTGCCCGTATTGTTGATGCTGCTTCATCGTTCGATGGACAGGTATGTGATATTCTGGTTGATAATGGCCTGATTCGTCAGATTGGCAACAACTTGCCTATTGATGCGAATGTCCGGGTCGCTGAAGCCGATAATCTTCATGTCTCCCTCGGTTGGGTCGATATGCGCGTGCTGACCCAGGACCCCGGTTACGAACACAAAGAAGACCTGACCAGCGTGTGCCGGGCCGCAGCCGCCGGTGGATTTACCGATATTGCTGTACTGCCCAACACGCAGCCCGTTGTGGATGCCAAGGGGACGCTGGGCTATATTCAGCGGATGGCCGAGGGGCAGCCGGTACGGGTACACGTCATTGCCGCTGTCACGAAAAAAGCCGCTGGTGAAGATTTTACGGAAATGCTCGACCTGCACCATGCGGGTGCCGTTGCGTTTTCGGATGGAAATCACCCGCTTCAGAACCCCGATCTGCTGCTCAAAACACTCCAGTACTTACAGCCGGTCAATGGCCTGCTCATGAACCGCCCGGAAGAAACCCTGCTGACGCGTTTCGGGCAGATGCACGAGGGCATTCAGAGTACGCTGCTCGGCCTGAAAGGCATACCCGCGCTGGCCGAAGAACTGATGATCGAGCGCGATTTGCGGCTGCTGGATTACGTGAGTGCAGGGCAGACGGAAACTCAGGAACCCGAATGCGGATTTTCTCCCGCCTTACACTTCTCTACTATTTCAACGGGCCGGTCGGTGGAGTTGATCCGGCAGGCCAAAGCGAAAGGGAGCCCGGTGAGTTGCGACGTGGCGGCCCATCAGCTGGTTTTTGACGATTCGGCCTTGTCGGACTTCGACACAAATCTGAAAGTAAACCCGCCATTCCGCTCGGTGGATGATGTGCGCGCGCTCTGGGACGGCCTGAAAGACGGCACCATCGATGCGATTGTATCGGACCATACGCCCCACGATCCGGAATGCAAAAACCTGGAATTCGACCAGGCCGATTTCGGTATTATCGGTCTGGAAACGGTTTTCTCCAATGCGGTCATGCATAATCAGGATTTGCCTTTGCCGCAACTCATCGAGAAACTAACCACCCGGCCCCGGCAAATACTACGCCTTCCGGTAACGGCCATCGCCGAGGGGCAACCAGCCACCCTGACGCTATTCGACCCCGCGGGCAGCTGGACGTACGACCGTACGTTCTCTAAATCGAAAAACTCACCATTTCTGGGCCAAACGCTCACGGGCCGCGTAATCGGCACGGTGCATCGCGGCCAATTGACGACCACCTTATGAAAAGTATCCTCAATTATTTTGGGCATCCGCTGCTAAAGTTTCCGCTTCTTGCCGGGCTGGCTACGGGGGTTCTTTGCTTTCTTTATTTTTTGGGTCTGTATGCCATTGGCGTACCGGCGCTGGGGAACATTCGCGTCCTCGATTACGGGATTCACATCATTATGATGATTGCCACTGTGTGGTATTACCGAAAGCACATTGGTCAGGGGCGGCTTCATTTGTGGGAAGGCTTAACCATTGGTTATGTTCTCAATACGGTAGCCGCTCTGGTAACGGGCTGGCTTATTTACCTGTTTGTGACCCAGATCGATCCGGGCGTTTTTGCCGAGTACGTTACAAATTCGAAAAAGCTGTTGCTGGAGGGTAAGAAGCAGATTACCGATCAGTTTGGCCCTGAAACGTTTGCCCAGCAGTGGGAAAAAGTATCGACTATGCAGCCGGGTGTGCTGCTGCCCGACGAACTCACCAAAAAAACAGCCTTGGCCGTACTACCTGTTCTGATCATTTCGCTTATTTTTCGGAAGCAGGATTACAGTATCATGCAGTAAAATCGACTTGTCACTATGAATGAACAACCGTCTACCGCTCGTGTAGCCCTGAAATGGGGCGTTATTTTTGGCCTCGTACTGATGGCTATTACGCTGGTTATGTACCTCACCGACCAGACGACCAATCCGTTGTTCAGCGGACTGACTTTAGGAGCCATGGTTGCCTTTCTGGTCCTTTCGATGCGGGAGTTTCGGTCGTTGAATGGCGGGTATATGGCCTACGGCGAAGGGCTCGGCCTTGGGGCACTTACCTCGGCTGTGGGCGGAATACTCTCCTCGGCTTTTACTACTTTCTACAACGTAGTCATTGACCCAACGGTGCAGCAGCGAGCTCTGGAAAAAGCCCGCGAGAAACTGGAAGAACAGGGGTCTATGTCCGACGAAGCCATCGATCAGGCTATGGAAATGTCCGAGAAGTTCCAATCGCCGGGGTTTACCTTCATTGCTGGTGTGTTTGGAACGTTAATTGTAGGCTTTCTTTTGTCGCTGATTGTGGCTGCGTTTATACGCCGGAACAAAGCAAATCCGTTTGATTAAGTACTTGTGTACCGTTTTTGTGGTGAACCGTAAACCGAGTTCTGTCCGTGCTGGCTATTTTCCGTAAAGAGGTCAACCAATTCTTCTCGTCGCCCATCGCCTACATTATCATGGGCGTATTTCTGACAGCCGTAGGGCTATTGCTCTGGGTTTTTCCGGATACGAGTCTGCTGGAGAATGGGTATGCCGATATGGGTACTTTTTTTAACCTGACGCCCTACGTCATGCTGTTTCTGGTACCTGCCATCACCATGCGCTCCATCGCCGACGAAGTGCGGACGGGTACCCTCGAATGGTTGCTGACCAAACCCGTCAGTCGGTGGGGGGTAGTAGGCGGCAAATTTCTGGCGAGCTGGCTGCTTGTTGTCGTTACGCTGGTCCCCACGTTATTGTATTACGTAACGCTGTATCAGCTTGCTTCGCCCATTGGTAATATCGACTCGGCGGGCGTATTCGGGTCGTATACGGGCCTGGTGTTGCTGGCGGGGGTATTTGTCGCCATTGGCTTATGGGCTTCTTCGCTCAACGATAACCAGGTAGTAGCCTTTGTGCTGGGAGTTTTCTTTTGCTTTTTGCTCTATGTTGGCCTGAGTGCCCTGGCGGGTCTGACCCTGTTTGGCGGGCTTTCGTATTATTTATCGCTCTTCGCGCTGGATGAACAATACCGGGCGCTGGGCCGGGGAATCATCGACACTCGCAACGTTGTGTATCTACTCAGTCTTATTATCCTTTTTCTTCTTCTCACAGCCAACAGGCTGAAATCAACCTGATGAAAATTACTCCGACTTTAGTGCGATGGATGGCCATTGCCTGGACGATCATAATGCTTATCGGCTGCTTAACACCGCATTCTGACTTGCCGGATGAACTATTGACCTGGAATGACAAAGGGCAGCACTTGTCGATCTTTGCCCTTTTTGCTATACTCTGGCGTATGACCGGTTTTCCGTTCATTACGGTAATGGTGGTGGGTCTGCTTTTTGGAGCGCTGATTGAAGTTCTTCAGTATATATTACCCATCAACCGCAGCGGAGACTGGATAGATCTGGCGGCCGATTTTGTGGGCGTTCTTATCGGCTTGTTGCTGGCCCCCGTTGTTCAGAAAATGGTGAAAATCGAATACTGATCGCTGACTGGGTCAAGTAGGTAAGGGCCTGACGTTGCGAGACACGTCAGGCCTTTTATCGATAAACTATCGCTAGCGCATGGCTGTTGGCCGGGAGGTCACATTGCATTTGGCGCTGATAATCTTGTAGGCTCCCGAATAGCCCAACTCGCCCGACCGGCTCAGATCAATGCAGGCTGCGGCTTCATCACCCGAATCGAAACGGATGATACCCCGCAGGTAATACGCTTCGGCATGACGCGGGTTCAATTTAATGCTACTGTTGCAGTCAATGAGTGCACCTTTCTGATCGCCAAGCGACGACCGGACAACACCGCGAATGAAATAGGTTTCGGCGTTGGTTGGGCTTAGTTCAACGGCCCGGTTGAGGTCTTGCAGTGCCAGCTTGCTATCGCCCCCCGAGTTTCGGATGATACCCCGTACCAGATAAGCATCCGCGCGGTCGTCGGTTAATTCCGTGGCCTTGTAGCGGTCCTGAACAACGGAGCCGAACAACTGCAGCGTACTGGCCGTAATGAAATCACTGTAGTAAGCTTTGTTGGTTGTGTTGGCCGTACCCATCTCGATGGACTTGTCGATATCGGCGACGGCCTGTTTCACATTGCCTAACCGGCTCTTGCAGAAGCCACGGCTGAATAGCGCCCTGAAATGACTGGGATTTAGCTGCACTGTTTTATCGAAATCGGTAAGCGCGTTTTCAAATTCACCCAGCCTGGATTTAACCAGCCCGCGCCGGTAATACAGTTCGGGATCGTCTTTGCTTAACTCGACGGCCCGGTTAAAATCGAGAATTGCGTTTTTATAATCTTCAAGTTTAAAACGGGCGTACCCACGGCCTGCCAGTGCCAGTGGTTTGTTGGGCGATTTTTCGAGACTCAGGTTATAGTCGGCCAGCGCCCCTTTGTAATCGTTCAACTGCATTTTGCAGTTTCCTCTGGCAATCAGCATCGTAACATCATTAGGTGCCAGTGTCACTGCTTTCGTAAAGTCGGCCAGTGCCGTGGTAGTGTAGTTGATCTGAAGTCGGCAGAGACCCCGGTTGTAATAGAATAGCGCATCGTTGGGGCTCAGCTCAATAGCCCTGTTGAAATCCTGCATAGCTCCCCGGAAGTCTTCCTGGCGGGTACGGTTTATGCCCCGGTATAAGTACGCATTGGCATCGCCGGGGGTAAATTCAATGGCTAAATCGAGGTCGAGATTAGCCCCCTGAATGTCATTCAGACTGATTTTGGTGAGCGCCCGGTTATAATAACTCGGTCCGTTTTCTGGATTTTGGATAATCGACATGGTGAAGGCCTGCAAGGCACCGGGATAATCTTTAGCGGCACTTTTCTGAATGCCTTCGTTAAAGTGATCAGTGGCTGTTTGCGTTTGCGCTGGCTGAGAAAAGGACGAATGCATCTGCATAGCCAGATACAGAAAAAGAAGGGATACGTACAACGGTCTCATGTTAATTATATGGGTTGATTTATGGAGAATAGCGGCATGATCTATTTCTGATACAATTAATGCATAAACAGGCACATATATGTATACCAAATATAAAATATGTTTTCTATACTGATTTGGGTAACAAATGGGGTATATGGTTGTTGTATGTACAGGTATACCTACAGCCCATAGCCCGCAGGTCAATCGACAAACGTTTGAGCGACTGGCAGTACTGCAAAGACGGTGGCTAACGTGACTCCCAGTGGAATACAGGCAGGGCATTACCGGAAAAATCGCCAACTTAACTGCTCAAATTATTGATTGCTATGAATATTGGATTTATTGGTTTAGGCAAGATGGGGTTTAACCTCGTCAGCAACCTGGTAAAACATGGCCATACGGTTGTTGGCTACGATATTAACGAAACGTTAGTAGAGGCTGTCAAAGGCGAAGGAGCCCAGGGCGCAAATACCTTGCAGGAACTATATAATGCACTGCCGGAAAAACGGGTACTATGGCTGATGATTCCGGCCGGTCCGTTGGTTGATAATGTGATTGACCAATTATTGGCGGTTATGCAGGCGGGCGATGTGATCATTGATGGGGGTAACTCACACTACAAAGACTCACTCCGGCGGCATGCTTACCTTAAAGAAAAAGGTATTGGTTTCCTCGATTGTGGTACCAGTGGCGGAATTAGCGGAGCCCTGAACGGAGCCTGTACCATGGTTGGGGGCGATCCGGATGTGATTGAGCCGCTCCATGGCATTTTTCGGGACATTTCGGTGGAGGATGGTTATCTGTATACCGGTCCCGCCGGTAGTGGCCACTTCACCAAAATGGTGCACAACGGAATTGAATACGGTATGATGCAATCTATTGCCGAAGGATTCGAGGTATTGGAGAAGAGCCAGTTTCCGTTCGATTTCGAAGCCGTTGCCAAAATGTGGGGACATGGCTCGGTTATTCGCGGCTGGCTGATGGAGCTGACGGAGAATGCCTTTAGCAAAGATCCCAAGCTCGATGCTATCAAAGGGCGCATGTTCTCGTCGGGCGAAGGTCGTTGGACACTCGAAACAGCGCTGGACCTGGGCGTACCAACACCCGTTATTGCGCTGTCCTTGCTGACACGCTACCGCTCTCTGCAGGACGATACATTTACGGGTAAAGTTGTGGCAGCTTTGCGGAACGAGTTCGGCGGGCACGCTGTCGAGAAAAAATAAAGTTTATCTTACTAAAGTACTATCCAATTAAATTCACGTAATTTCGTTGCTAATAGGAAGAGGTTCAGGTCACTTCGAGTTCGCCAGGAACGAGAATCGAAAGGCCTGAACCTTTTTTATAGCTATCAGACATCTTAATTCAACTCAGCGTATTTATACATGAAGGTATTAAGCACCCTACAGGACCCTACTTTTCAGAAGCGCGACTACAGCCGATTAGATCGTTTTTTTCTTCATTATATCAAAGACGAGCGGGATTTGCCCTTTATCTACCTTACGCTTCGCATTAGTCTGACCCTTATTCCGCTGAGTATTCTTCTGTTTATGCCGTTCGTGACCGGCTGGATTTGGTGGACTGTAGCAGCTGTTCATTTTTTTATCAGCAACTTCAGGTTCAAAGGACCCTTCGGTCTGATGCTCCACTGCACCAGTCACCGTCCGTTTTTCAAGCCTGAGTATGGCTGGATGAACAACTACCTGCCCTGGATACTGGCACCCTTTTTCGGCCACACCCCCGAAACCTATTACAGCCATCACATTGGCATGCACCATCCCGAAAATAATCTTGAAGACGATGACAGCAGCACAATGACATTTCAACGTGACAGCTACCGGAGCTTCCTGGCTTATTTCGGTCGGTTTTTTGTGATTGGCGTACGGAATCTGCTGGACTACCTGCGGCTGAAAAACCGGGCTAAGTTAGCTACCCGCGCCCTGACGGGCGAGATTGTCTTTGCTGTCGTTTGTGTGGGATTATGTTTCATAAACTGGCCTGCTACGGTATTGGTATTTCTGTTGCCGCTCGTCATCTACCGCCTGATTGCCATGCTCGGTAACTGGACGCAGCACGCATTTGTTGATGGCGAAGATCCCGGAAATGCCTACAAGAACAGCATCACTTGCATAAATGTAAAGTACAACAAAAAATGCTGGAATGACGGGTATCACATCAGCCACCACGTTCGCCCGGCCATGCACTGGACCGAACACCCGACTTTTTTCCTGAAAACGCTCGATAAATACGCGCAGAATCGGGCCATCATCTTCGATGGTCTGGATTTTGGACAGGTATTTTTTCTGCTCATGCGCGGTAAGTATGACGTACTGGCTCAGCACATGGTCAATATCAACAATACCTTTGCCGACGATGCTGACGCCATTGCACTACTGCGTCGCCGGACGCAACGGATACCGGTAAAAATGGACGTTCCGGCTATGAGCCAGGTGAGCGTTGCTACGGCCTAAGGGTTCGTGAGCGGCCTGGTTACAGAGGCCCGAAAAACACAGCGATAAAAGGAGCTCCTGATTGTCTGTGTTTTTCGGGCCTCTGTTTATTGGTACATGTTAGCTATTGCTGCCATCAATTCGCTTTTCGATAATACGTTGAATATCAGTGGATACTGTTGAGAGAAAATCGTAGCCGGTCATGGATTCAATGGCATCAATACTGGTTAAATAAGCACGCCAGGGCTTATCGGCAGCCGCCTGTGTGTTCGGAATGGATACTGCAATGACGCGGGTGTTTTCGGTGAGTTGGAACGTGTTGTCGCCACTGGGCGGAACCACAATCAGTATTTTCCAGAGTATGGCGGGAACGGTTAGTTTTCCGTTGCCTATTGAGGTGGTGAACCCATTAAGACCCGTGCCACCGGTACCACTTGTGCCAGCCAGAATGTACACATCGTTGCCGTTGCTGATAAGCTGCCGTTCGTATTCTTCTAAATTCTTCCAGACTTCGCGGTTATGCCGTGGCGCTTGTGGCACGATGTTGGTAAGGAGAAACGTAGCGGCATTATCTTCGGAAGTGGCATCTCGGTCGTCGGAAGGGCAGAGGTGCCCCCGGTCGAAGCCGGAGTTGGTATAATCGGACGTTCGGGCTGCGGACCAGCCAGTTGGTAAAGCCGGGTCAGGACGGAAAAGGTCCACTCGTTTGGCATCGCCTTTCCAGGCCGTACTGAGGTGCCAGCTCACCCAGTTGGCAATGCCCCGGCTGCGGCTGTAGGAGAGCGTATACTGGGGTCGGCTGATGAGGTAATTATCCGGATCAGCGGCAGATGCGTTACTTGGGTTGCCCAGGGCGAGATTGTCGGTTCGGCTCAGAACGGCGGATGTGTTTGTTCCCGGTAACGACGGACGAACGCTGAGACAACCGTTGAGCAGCAGAACCAGACCCAGTGCCCAGGTTATAGTTTTAAGTTGATCGAAACCTTTCATTGATTTTACTGACATTCTTGCAGAACTTTACAAATAATCCATAAATGTACTGATTCTCTACTTCAGCTGCCCGGCCTGTGAAAGGAAAGAATCAGCACTAACCCAATTGACGAATACCTGCTGTTATGGCTAAAAAGAAGCAATCACAGGGCTACGAGAACTCTCGGCCGCCCCAGGAAAGAGCGGTCACTCCCAAACCTGCTTTGACGAATGCTGGCAGTGCCGGTCGGCCCCACACCACCGAACCCGGCCAGCGCCCATCGGTACGTACCCAGCCACCAAAATCAACTGACCTGAAGACCGACCTGCCCATTGAGGAACGGCACGTTAAATGGTGGCCTCCCGTTGTACTGGCTTTGCTGGGTGTTGCTCTGTATATCAATACTTTTGGGCATCAATATGCGCTCGATGATATAGCCGCTGTGGGGCAGAATCTGTTCGTTAAAAAAGGTATTGCCGGTATTCCAGACCTGCTTCGCACCGAATTCTGGCACTTCAGCAATATTTCGCTGGGTTACTACCGGCCTTTATCTTTGATTACGTTTGCCCTGGAGCAGGAGTATTTTAAGGATAATCCGAATATCAGTCACATGATCAATGCGGGTCTGTATGGTCTCACGGGCCTGGTGGTAGGTATACTGTTGCAAAAATGGCTTACCAATCAAACCATTACGGCGTTTCTGATCGGGCTGGTTTTTATTGCGCATCCGTTGCACACCGAAATTGTGGCTAACATCAAGGGGCGCGATGAAATATTGAGTTTCCTGTTCATTGCACTCATGCTGCTGGCCTACTGGCGGTATCTGGAAACGAATCAGCAGGGCTGGATTGTGG is a window of Spirosoma linguale DSM 74 DNA encoding:
- a CDS encoding Tetratricopeptide TPR_2 repeat protein (PFAM: Tetratricopeptide TPR_2 repeat protein; TPR repeat-containing protein~SMART: Tetratricopeptide repeat~KEGG: hypothetical protein) codes for the protein MRPLYVSLLFLYLAMQMHSSFSQPAQTQTATDHFNEGIQKSAAKDYPGALQAFTMSIIQNPENGPSYYNRALTKISLNDIQGANLDLDLAIEFTPGDANAYLYRGINRTRQEDFRGAMQDFNRAIELSPNDALFYYNRGLCRLQINYTTTALADFTKAVTLAPNDVTMLIARGNCKMQLNDYKGALADYNLSLEKSPNKPLALAGRGYARFKLEDYKNAILDFNRAVELSKDDPELYYRRGLVKSRLGEFENALTDFDKTVQLNPSHFRALFSRGFCKSRLGNVKQAVADIDKSIEMGTANTTNKAYYSDFITASTLQLFGSVVQDRYKATELTDDRADAYLVRGIIRNSGGDSKLALQDLNRAVELSPTNAETYFIRGVVRSSLGDQKGALIDCNSSIKLNPRHAEAYYLRGIIRFDSGDEAAACIDLSRSGELGYSGAYKIISAKCNVTSRPTAMR
- a CDS encoding 6-phosphogluconate dehydrogenase, decarboxylating (TIGRFAM: 6-phosphogluconate dehydrogenase, decarboxylating~PFAM: 6-phosphogluconate dehydrogenase NAD-binding; 6-phosphogluconate dehydrogenase domain protein~KEGG: similar to predicted protein) codes for the protein MNIGFIGLGKMGFNLVSNLVKHGHTVVGYDINETLVEAVKGEGAQGANTLQELYNALPEKRVLWLMIPAGPLVDNVIDQLLAVMQAGDVIIDGGNSHYKDSLRRHAYLKEKGIGFLDCGTSGGISGALNGACTMVGGDPDVIEPLHGIFRDISVEDGYLYTGPAGSGHFTKMVHNGIEYGMMQSIAEGFEVLEKSQFPFDFEAVAKMWGHGSVIRGWLMELTENAFSKDPKLDAIKGRMFSSGEGRWTLETALDLGVPTPVIALSLLTRYRSLQDDTFTGKVVAALRNEFGGHAVEKK
- a CDS encoding fatty acid desaturase (PFAM: fatty acid desaturase~KEGG: hypothetical protein), translating into MKVLSTLQDPTFQKRDYSRLDRFFLHYIKDERDLPFIYLTLRISLTLIPLSILLFMPFVTGWIWWTVAAVHFFISNFRFKGPFGLMLHCTSHRPFFKPEYGWMNNYLPWILAPFFGHTPETYYSHHIGMHHPENNLEDDDSSTMTFQRDSYRSFLAYFGRFFVIGVRNLLDYLRLKNRAKLATRALTGEIVFAVVCVGLCFINWPATVLVFLLPLVIYRLIAMLGNWTQHAFVDGEDPGNAYKNSITCINVKYNKKCWNDGYHISHHVRPAMHWTEHPTFFLKTLDKYAQNRAIIFDGLDFGQVFFLLMRGKYDVLAQHMVNINNTFADDADAIALLRRRTQRIPVKMDVPAMSQVSVATA
- a CDS encoding DNA/RNA non-specific endonuclease (PFAM: DNA/RNA non-specific endonuclease~SMART: DNA/RNA non-specific endonuclease~KEGG: scl:sce1921 endoribonucleases active with either ribo-or deoxyribonucleic acids), producing MKGFDQLKTITWALGLVLLLNGCLSVRPSLPGTNTSAVLSRTDNLALGNPSNASAADPDNYLISRPQYTLSYSRSRGIANWVSWHLSTAWKGDAKRVDLFRPDPALPTGWSAARTSDYTNSGFDRGHLCPSDDRDATSEDNAATFLLTNIVPQAPRHNREVWKNLEEYERQLISNGNDVYILAGTSGTGGTGLNGFTTSIGNGKLTVPAILWKILIVVPPSGDNTFQLTENTRVIAVSIPNTQAAADKPWRAYLTSIDAIESMTGYDFLSTVSTDIQRIIEKRIDGSNS